The Blautia pseudococcoides genome segment GGATGCCGTCAAATGCCACCCAGACATAGGACCAGGGCGTTTCCATATCCGCCCGGTACACAGTGGTCTCCTCCGGCATAATGAGAAACGCATCATGAGCGCTCAGTTCTCTGGTCTTTCCATTTGCTGTAAAGGTGCCTTTTCCGCTTACTACATAATGCAGAAGATATTCCTTCCGGGCGGCAGGGCCATAAGTATGCCCTGCCTCGCAGATTTCCCTGCCGCAGTAAGCCAGATAAAGCTCCACAGAGTTTTTTCTGAGAAATTCCAGGCATTGATACTTGGGGGATTCCGTGTATTTCACCTCGGTGTCCTTATGTAGGCTGTCCATTTTGAATCTCCTCCTTTTCACCCTCATCCATAAGATCAGCTATAAGTATTATAGCATTATGCTTATCCGGTGAAAAGGAAAATGTAATACCAACGGATGTGCCGAACATCCATAGTTACTGTTCACAGACTACTGTCCCGTAAGTTATTTTCTCCGGGGGATGCTGCGCCTTTTGCACCCTGAGGGGCGGAGCTATACTTTAACATGCCGTGAACAGCAGCCATCCATAACAAGGAAGGAGTAAATGTATGAAAAGAAACAAGAAAATCCGTAAGTCCCTGTCACTGCTCATGGCTCTGGCCCTGACCGCAGGAAATCTATCCCCTGCCACAGTCAAGGCAGAACCCGTAATCGTGGATAAGAACATCCTTGAAGGACTGGTTCCCACCACAAATGCTGCCGGAGGTATTGCCAATCCTGAGGCAGCAACAGATGGTATCAAAACTGACAGCAATGTAGACATGAACAATACCCGCATCGACGCCGGGGAAGAAACCGGCGGGGACGACAATGGCTACTCTCAGTGGAACCAGGTGTATCTGCAGTATGATTTTGGTGATGTATACAGTGTAAAAGCTGTGGATATATACCGCAACACCTATGATATCGCAGTCTCCACCTTCAAGGACGTTAAAGTGGAGCTGTCAACGACCGAGGATTTTTCTGAAAGTATTGTCCTTTACGGTGAACCTGACGGCGAAGATATAGGGGAAACCATGGACACCAAAGGCACCTCCCAGTACCTGGAGACAGAGAACACAGTGGATGCCCGCTACCTTCGTGTATGGGGAAAAGGACATTACATTGAAAATACCGTGGGTTCCTGGAAGGGCTACAGCAACGGCGTCCTTTTCAATGAGATCGAGGTTATTGCCTCTGTTGAGGAGGAATCTACAGACCCCGGCGGCGATGAGGAGATGGTGGACGCCAACATCATGACAGGTCTTCTTCCCACCTCCAACTCACCGCACCAGATTGTAAGCGGTGACGCCACCGTGCCCCAGGTTCAGATCAAGAATCCGGAAGCTGCAACAGATGGTGTCAAATCCGGCAGTGACGATGACTCCAACAACACCAAAATAATCGCAGGAGAAGAAACCGGAGGCGCTGACAACGGCTATTCCGGATGGGACCATGTGTACCTGCAGTATGATTTCGGCAAGCTCCGTGACGTAAAAGAAATTGACCTGTACCGGAACACTTATCCCAACGCAGTCTCCACCTTCAAAGATGTCAAAGTGGAACTGTCCGCAGATGAGGATTTCTCAGAGAACACCATCGTATACGATACTGCTGATCATGAGGAGACCACCGACAATAAAGGACAGCCCCAGACACTTGTTCTGGAGGAACCCGTATCTGCCCGGTACATCAGGATCTGGGAGAGAGGACACTACATCCAGAACACCAACAGCGCCTGGAAAGGTTACAGCAACGGCATCCTCTTTAATGAAATCGAAGTAATTGCCAGCATTCCAAAATCAGAAGTTCCCGCTCCGCCGCCGGAGGAGGAGTCACAGAATATTGCCTTGGGAAAAATCCCATACGTGCGCGGTCTGACCCCAACCAATATTGAGGCCATCACAGACGGCAATGTTGACGACAACTATGCGGTACACAACAGCACCGGAGAGCGCTGGCTTCAGTTTGAGTACAGAAATAATTACCAGATGAAAGAAATCCGCTTCAAACTCGAGGAGGGCACATACCAGTCCGTAAAGGTTTCCGTTTCCTCCTCCCCCACCAATGGGGGACAGACTGTATTCCAGCAGAAGAACTGGACACAGGGTGCTGACATGCAGACAATAACCCTTGACCAGCCTGTTACGGGAAGATATGTACGTTTTACTGTAAACAAGGATAACAACAGCCCCACCAAATATTCAGAGGTGGAAATCTGGGCCACAGGCAAATCTTACGATGAGTCCAAGCCCGAATACGTGGCACCGGATTCCAAATATGACACCCTGGTATGGGCAGATGAGTTTGACGGCGACAGCATTGACGAGACAAGATGGAATATTATTGACGGTATGGCAAACCACGCCGCCATCTACAACAGAGACGCTGTCAGCATAGTAAAGGATGGAGAGGAAAGCTACCTTGCCATCAACTCCAAGAACTACGAATCCACAAAGGCCCTTATTGATGCGGTAGGCTGGGATCAGTACGGTTCACAGCAGCTCGCCTCCAAGGTCACATGGTCATCCGGCCGCCTGGAATCCAAAAATAAGTTTTCCTTCCAGTTCGGACGCATGGCAGTCCGTGCAAAACCCAACGATTCCCAGGGTATCTGGCCTGCGATCTGGATGCTGTGCCAGGATGAGACCGGACATGATGAGATCGACGTACTGGAATATCTTGGTCAGGATTCCTGGTCGGCCTGGACCACCAATCATTTCGGTATTCTGAGCTACAATAAAGGCTCACACGGTATTGCCACCAACAATTATGAGGCATGGTGCCAGGACTTCCACGTATTTGAAGTAGAATGGGACCCTGAGGCTATCACCTTCTTTATTGACGGCAATCAAGTACACAAAACCAGCCAGGCCAGGGATGACGGCAGAGACGGCATGCACACCCGCCCCATGTTCCCCATTCTGGAAACACAGGTGGGCGACGGCTGGGTCGGTGATGTGGACTACAGCAAACAAAACACAAAACAGGACAGCGATTTCCTGGTTGACTGGGTTCGCGTATACCAGACCGAAGATCAGGCAGTTACCCGTTTTGACGACCTGACCAAAATTTCAGGGGGAACCAATGACGATTACTTTATCAGTGCTTCCTCGGCAACAGACGGGCTTATGGCACTCACAAACGGAGAAGAACCTTATGAGGACAAGGACAATTTCTATTACGGCGGGCAGCCCAGATATGAGGACAGCAGAATCGCTGTAAAGGAAAATGCTGAGGACCAGTCCTTAGTATACAAAATCCCGGGCGTAAATGATGTGCATCTGACCGCCTATTACCAGACCCTCAGCGATGCGGCCCAGTGGGACGGCGGGGCAGGTTCCTACAAAGGCGCATCCATCAGAACCACGCTGAAGGATAATGCAAATATTGATTTCCAGGTATTTTCCTCACCTGACGGAAAGAACTGGACAAGGTTTGAAAATATTAAGACTGTAGATAATTTCCCTGAGGCATATCCAAGCTATGCCAGGATCACATTTGACGCTTACGGACTTCCGGAAGGCACAAATTATGTGAAAGTTGCGTTCCCGGACTATAAAGGTGTCAGCTACGCTCTTAAATCAGGGGATGTGAAAGAGGTTCAGAACACAGATATCCAGCTTGCAAAAGTGACCTTCCTTCAGGATCAGCAGGAAACTGCAGACAAATCCCAACTGGAAGCAGTCATTGCAGAAGCGGAGCATTGACTGCCCATGATTATACGGCGGAGAGCTGGAACGTATTAAGGGAAGCGGTGGATGCAGGCACAGCTGTCATGAACGATGAGACCGCCATTGCACAGGATATGGCGAATGCTGCCACAGCCATCCGAAATGCCATCGACAGCCTGGAGGCGGCACCGGAAGCAGACAAAACAGCGCTGAAATCCGCACTTGATAAAGCAGCAAAGCTCATCGAAAGCGATTATACCTCATCCTCCTGGAAAACTCTGACGGAAGCAGTCAGCGCGGGCCAAAAGGTATTTGATGACAAAAAAGCATCTGACAGTGATATCAAAAAAGCTGCAGAGGTTATTCAAAAGGCAATAGACGGGCTGAGAAAGATAACAAAAACAAATAAAACAGCATTAAAAAATGCCCTTGACAAGGCATCTGAACTGAAACAAGACGACTATACCGCATCCACATGGAAGAATCTCACAAAAGCAGTGGACGCAGGTAAAAAATTACTTAGCAACAAAAACGCTTCCCAGAAGGACATTGACCAAGCTGCCAAAAGCATCACAAAAGCTGTCTCTGACCTGAAAAAGGAAGTAAAAGGCACATGGCAGAAAAATGCCAAGGGCTGGTGGTATGACTACGGCAGCGGAAAGTGGCCGGCAGGAAAATGGGAGCTTATCGAAGGGAAATGGTATGCGTTTGACGGGGACGGCTATATGCGGACCGAATGGTTCCGGGACGGAAATACCTGGTATTATCTCACAGGTTCAGGCGCTATGGCTACCGGATGGATCAGAGTCGGAGACAACTGGTATTATCTCAGAGATAACGGCAGCATGGCTACCGGTTGGATGAATGTAGGCGGTACCTGGTATTATCTCTCCGGTTCAGGCGCCATGCTCACCGGATGGGTGAAACTTGGCCAAACCTGGTATTACCTGAACACTTCAGGCGCTATGGCCACCGGATGGATCAAACCGGGCAATGACTGGTATTATATGACTTCCTCCGGCGCTATGACTGCCGGATGGATCAAACTGGACAGCAGCTGGTATTATCTGAACGCTTCAGGCACTATGGCTGCCGGATGGCTTCGCCTGGGCAATAACTGGTATTACCTCAATGCATCAGGCCGCATGGCTACCGGATGGATCCGGCTGGGAAGCAGCTGGTACTACCTGACAAACTCAGGCGCTATGGCTACAGGATGGTTGAAAGACGGCAATAGCTGGTATTACCTCACCGCTTCAGGCCGCATGGCTGCCGGATGGCTCAAACTTGGAAATAGCTGGTACTACCTGACAAACTCAGGTGCTATGGCTACAGGCTGGATCAATGACAGCAGCAAATGGTACTACCTGACCGCTTCAGGCGCTATGGCCCAAAACACATGGATTGACAATTATTATGTCAACTCAAGTGGTGCCTGGACACAAACACGTTCATTCATTTCAGACAGCACACACTCACTATAGAAAAGGGGCCGGTATCCACAAAATGCCGGCCCCACAAAATTATGAAACATATCAGTACACCACTACCGGCACACCTTTTTCTATATTATTATAAATCTTCTCCGCATTGGCCGGAGGCGTATTCACGCAGCCGTGGGAACCGTTGTTAATGTACTCAGAGCCTCCAAAACTTTCTCTCCAGTCTGCATCGTGGATGCCCGTATTCGCATAAAACGGCATCCAGTACTGAACCGGTGAGGAATAATTCTCGCCAACCAGTGTGGCATTTCTCTCTTTATACATAATACCGTAGATTCCCGTATGGGTATCCCAACCCTGGTTATGGTTGCCTGTTACAACATCCGTGCTCACCAAAAGCTGTCCATCCTTGTAGAACCACATATGCTGCGCCTGCAGACTGATCTCCACGTATGTATTTCCAATATCATTGGTATCCCGCACATAGCCTCTGTAAGTATACTCAGGCTCCATGGTCTGGGACTGGCCGCTCTTTATGGCCTCAACAAGCTTTGTGGTAGTGTCGTTTCTGGCTATCAGCCATCCATAGTCTCCGCCGCTGACCGTGATGGTCTCTCCCGTGGAGGTTACAAACTGGCGGGGATAACCAAAGGTATCATATTTCTTGGCCATTTCCACCACGTACTCTTTTGCTTTTTCCTCGTCCAGGACCACGTCCCCGTTCTCATCTGTGGTAAGCCAGTTCTTGATAACATCCTTGTTCACCGCTTCCTGTCTGTCCGAGAAGTCAAAGGTCACGGTAACACCCAGAAATACATTGCTCTGGTCACGCTGCTTGATCAGATTCTCATCCGTGCTGTATACTGTAGGCTTCAAATAACACTCTTCCGCTTCCAGGTCCAGCTCTGTCTTTCCCTCATCAATGGCTTTCAGGATCTGTTCTTTTACCTTGTCCTTATCCAGGGCATTTCCCATAACTTCAGGCACGATCTCGTATCCGGTGTCTGTATCACCCAGATAAGCATCCGCCGGCTGTGTTATATTTGCTTCCTGGAACGCATCCAGGGCATCTATAGCACTATACAGCATGTCTTTGTCATAGGTGGTCGTGGCTGACATATCGTAGTCATTCTGATGTGCAAATGACAGGAACCAGAGAAACGGGTTCTGCTTGTCTTTCAGCTCCTGGATCTTGCCGTCATCCACATACTGCATATTCATCTGTGATGCCACTATGGATTCCGTCTTACCGTCCCGCTCCTTCAGATGCAGCGTGTAGGACGCAATCTCATCCACTATGTTGTCTTCCACATCCTCCACGCTCTTGCCGGAGGCATTCATTCCGTTGATCTGGGAACCCAGATAGAAATGTTTGGTAAAGTATACGACACCGGCTATGTACCCAAGCACCATGAGCGCTATATATCCGATCAAAATACCCAGTACTATCTTTTTTGCCTTCGTATACTTTCCTTTCTTCCCTTTCTTTTTTTTCATAACCTCTACCCCTTATGTTATAACTTTGTTTATCGGTAACGATCCGGTCGCCTGTATCGCTACGTGTATTCGCCCATTATAAATCGCTTTGCAATGGGGCAAATACCTGCTGCCGCTGCTCTTTTGTACGTTCAACGCAGTAAGCCGGGCAGTTACACCTATCCTTCGTTTTCTATTCTATTTCATTTTGATTGTCGAAGTAAAGTGTTTTATGCAAAATTCATTAAAATATCACATTTCTGTAATTCATCCGATAATTATCCGATAATTCCGTAACCAAATAGAAATAAGGCGTTATACAATAAGGCAGACCTTCTGCTTTTCTGCAAAAGTTCTGCCTTGTTATCTCACTTATGTGGTTTCCCGCAGCTATTTGGCAGGTCTGCACCTTTAAAGGGCCATTACTCTGCCAGAAGCTTGTCGATACTTACCAGTTTCACACTGAGTACAAAAATCTCGGTTGCAAGCTGCAGTTCCTCCGGTGTGGGGAAACTGGGTGCAATACGGATGTTGCTGTCATAAGGATCAATACCATATGGGAAGGTAGCGCCCGCCTCTGTCATCTTCACGCCGGCCTCCGCTGCCTTGGCAACAATATCCTTTGCACAGCCTTCCATGGAGTCAAAGGAAATGAAATATCCGCCCTTCGGTGTGGTCCATGTTCCGATGCCCGCTCCGCCGATCTCTTTTTCCAGTGTATTCTCCACTGCCTCGAATTTCGGACGGAGGATCTCTGCATGTTTTCTCATATGCTCATGCATACCTTCAATATCCTTGAAGAAACGCACATGCCTTAGCTGGTTGATCTTGTCATGACCAATGGTCTGGATCGCCATATGTTTCCTGAAATCAGCCAGGTTTCTGGGTGAGGACGCAACAGCAGCGATACCGGAACCCGGGAAGCTTACTTTTGAAGTGGAGATGAATTTGTAAGCCAGATCCGGATTGCCCGCTTTTTCACATTCCTCCAGAATCTCCAGCAGGAAATCCTGTTCCTCATATAAATGATGGATGCAGTAAGCATTATCCCAGAAAATACGGAAATCCTCTGCCGCCGGTTTCAGTCTGGCAAAGCGTTTCACTGTCTCCTCAGAGTAGGTGATGCCCTGTGGGTTGGAGTATTTCGGAACACACCACACGCCCTTGATCGCCGGATCAGAGCTTACCAGCTCTTCTATCATATCCATGTCCGGTCCGGCAGGAGTCATGGGAACAGTGACCATCTCAATACCAAAGTATTCGGTGATCTTAAAGTGACGGTCATATCCCGGTGACGGACACAGAAATTTTACTTTATCTAATTTACACCACGGAGTGCTGCCGCAGACACCATGTGTCATGGAACGTGAAACTGTGTCAAACATAACGTTCAGGCTGGAGTTGCCGAAGATCACAATCTGGTCTGCAGATACCTCAGTCATGGCTCCCAGAAGTCTTCTTGCTTCAGGAATACCGTCCAGCAGGCCATAGTTACGGCAGTCAATACCTGTTTCACATTTCAGTTTGTCAGTGCTTTTTAACTCTTCCAGCATATCCATTGCCAGCTCAAGCTGCTTCTTGGACGGCTTTCCTCTGGACATATCCAGATTCAGTCCTTTTGCTTTTACTTCCTCAAATTGTTTTTCCAAATCGGCTTTCATAGCCTGCAGCTGCTCTCTGCTCAGTTCTTTGTACGGCGTCATGGCTCTCCTCCTGGTGATTTTCATAATTTGTAACTGTTTTGTTCCTTCGCGGGTAACTTTTCAGTCGGGCTGCGAATACTTACTGCCACGGTAAAGCATGCCGTGCAGCTTCTTAACAATTATGCTTCGTTATGTGGTATTGTATGATAGAATATGACTTTATGTCAATACCCTCTTGCATTTTTGGTAATTTTTTCCCCTTTTTACCGGGTTTATAGCTTTTTATATGCAATTTAACAAATGGAATCCTGCATTTTCCTCACTGTTTTTTTCTATTCCCGCTGATAAGCCTCGGAAGCAGCAGAATCTCATGCATAAGAAGCGGAATTGCGGAAATCCCCAGCAGCCAGCGCCATTCTCCAAAGGACAGCTGCACCGTCTGAAATGCCCGGACAAAATACGGCACCTCTGTGACCATAACCTGAAGGGCCAGCCCCAGGAAAAACGCCAGTATCATAAACGGGTTATCCAGATGGTTCATCCGAAGTACCGACTTATCCCTGTCCCGCATTCCAATGGCGTGGAAAAGCTGCGACACACCCAGCACGGTAAAGGCGTAGGTCTGGCCTCCTTTGTGAAAGGCGTAGAGGGTGATCGCGCTGATCAGCATTCCGTAAAATACGGTGAACAGCCACCCTCCGTGGGCAAACAGCCCTTCATTGGGGTCCCTGGGCTTTTTCCTCATGAGGGATGCCGGGTCATTTTTGTCCACGCCCAGGGCCAGGGCAGGCAGGGAATCTGTGATCAGGTTTACCCACAGAATATGACTTGCTTTCAAAGGCGTTTCCAGGGAAAGCAACACAGCCACAAACATGGTAATGATCTCTCCGAAATTGGAGGACAGCAGGAACAGAATGGATTTCTTGATGTTCACGTAAATGCCTCTGCCCTCTTCCATGGCCTTCTCAATGGTGGAAAAGTTATCATCTGTCAGCACCATATCCGCAGCATTCTTTGCCACATCCGTTCCGTTTTTGCCCATGGCGATCCCAATGTCGGCGGCCTGCAGGGAGGGCGCGTCGTTGACTCCGTCCCCGGTCATGGCTACAATCTGCCCGTTTTTCCGGAAACGGCTGACAATCTTTACTTTATGTGCAGGGGTGACACGGGCGAATACCCGCAGGTCTTTCATCTTCCTTGCAAAACGCTCCTCGCTCATGTTATCCAGCTCTGCGCCGGTGACGCACTGGTCCATGGAGTCTGCTATGCCGATTTTTTTTGCAACAGCTAATGCCGTGTCTTTGTAATCCCCTGTGATCATAGCCACCTGTACCCCTGCCTTTTTCAGGATGCGGATAGACTGGGTGACTTCTTTTCTGGGCGGGTCCATCATGCCTGCCATTCCTGCAAATACCAGATTGCCTGTGAGGGCGGACTCGCTTTTATCTTTCACGTGTTCCTTAAACGCCAGAGCCAGCACACGAAGTCCGTCCTGGGCCATTGCCTCCATTGCCATGCGGATTTTCATGCGCTGC includes the following:
- a CDS encoding aminotransferase class I/II-fold pyridoxal phosphate-dependent enzyme, which codes for MTPYKELSREQLQAMKADLEKQFEEVKAKGLNLDMSRGKPSKKQLELAMDMLEELKSTDKLKCETGIDCRNYGLLDGIPEARRLLGAMTEVSADQIVIFGNSSLNVMFDTVSRSMTHGVCGSTPWCKLDKVKFLCPSPGYDRHFKITEYFGIEMVTVPMTPAGPDMDMIEELVSSDPAIKGVWCVPKYSNPQGITYSEETVKRFARLKPAAEDFRIFWDNAYCIHHLYEEQDFLLEILEECEKAGNPDLAYKFISTSKVSFPGSGIAAVASSPRNLADFRKHMAIQTIGHDKINQLRHVRFFKDIEGMHEHMRKHAEILRPKFEAVENTLEKEIGGAGIGTWTTPKGGYFISFDSMEGCAKDIVAKAAEAGVKMTEAGATFPYGIDPYDSNIRIAPSFPTPEELQLATEIFVLSVKLVSIDKLLAE
- a CDS encoding family 16 glycosylhydrolase → MKRNKKIRKSLSLLMALALTAGNLSPATVKAEPVIVDKNILEGLVPTTNAAGGIANPEAATDGIKTDSNVDMNNTRIDAGEETGGDDNGYSQWNQVYLQYDFGDVYSVKAVDIYRNTYDIAVSTFKDVKVELSTTEDFSESIVLYGEPDGEDIGETMDTKGTSQYLETENTVDARYLRVWGKGHYIENTVGSWKGYSNGVLFNEIEVIASVEEESTDPGGDEEMVDANIMTGLLPTSNSPHQIVSGDATVPQVQIKNPEAATDGVKSGSDDDSNNTKIIAGEETGGADNGYSGWDHVYLQYDFGKLRDVKEIDLYRNTYPNAVSTFKDVKVELSADEDFSENTIVYDTADHEETTDNKGQPQTLVLEEPVSARYIRIWERGHYIQNTNSAWKGYSNGILFNEIEVIASIPKSEVPAPPPEEESQNIALGKIPYVRGLTPTNIEAITDGNVDDNYAVHNSTGERWLQFEYRNNYQMKEIRFKLEEGTYQSVKVSVSSSPTNGGQTVFQQKNWTQGADMQTITLDQPVTGRYVRFTVNKDNNSPTKYSEVEIWATGKSYDESKPEYVAPDSKYDTLVWADEFDGDSIDETRWNIIDGMANHAAIYNRDAVSIVKDGEESYLAINSKNYESTKALIDAVGWDQYGSQQLASKVTWSSGRLESKNKFSFQFGRMAVRAKPNDSQGIWPAIWMLCQDETGHDEIDVLEYLGQDSWSAWTTNHFGILSYNKGSHGIATNNYEAWCQDFHVFEVEWDPEAITFFIDGNQVHKTSQARDDGRDGMHTRPMFPILETQVGDGWVGDVDYSKQNTKQDSDFLVDWVRVYQTEDQAVTRFDDLTKISGGTNDDYFISASSATDGLMALTNGEEPYEDKDNFYYGGQPRYEDSRIAVKENAEDQSLVYKIPGVNDVHLTAYYQTLSDAAQWDGGAGSYKGASIRTTLKDNANIDFQVFSSPDGKNWTRFENIKTVDNFPEAYPSYARITFDAYGLPEGTNYVKVAFPDYKGVSYALKSGDVKEVQNTDIQLAKVTFLQDQQETADKSQLEAVIAEAEH
- a CDS encoding FIVAR domain-containing protein translates to MTAHDYTAESWNVLREAVDAGTAVMNDETAIAQDMANAATAIRNAIDSLEAAPEADKTALKSALDKAAKLIESDYTSSSWKTLTEAVSAGQKVFDDKKASDSDIKKAAEVIQKAIDGLRKITKTNKTALKNALDKASELKQDDYTASTWKNLTKAVDAGKKLLSNKNASQKDIDQAAKSITKAVSDLKKEVKGTWQKNAKGWWYDYGSGKWPAGKWELIEGKWYAFDGDGYMRTEWFRDGNTWYYLTGSGAMATGWIRVGDNWYYLRDNGSMATGWMNVGGTWYYLSGSGAMLTGWVKLGQTWYYLNTSGAMATGWIKPGNDWYYMTSSGAMTAGWIKLDSSWYYLNASGTMAAGWLRLGNNWYYLNASGRMATGWIRLGSSWYYLTNSGAMATGWLKDGNSWYYLTASGRMAAGWLKLGNSWYYLTNSGAMATGWINDSSKWYYLTASGAMAQNTWIDNYYVNSSGAWTQTRSFISDSTHSL
- a CDS encoding L,D-transpeptidase family protein encodes the protein MKKKKGKKGKYTKAKKIVLGILIGYIALMVLGYIAGVVYFTKHFYLGSQINGMNASGKSVEDVEDNIVDEIASYTLHLKERDGKTESIVASQMNMQYVDDGKIQELKDKQNPFLWFLSFAHQNDYDMSATTTYDKDMLYSAIDALDAFQEANITQPADAYLGDTDTGYEIVPEVMGNALDKDKVKEQILKAIDEGKTELDLEAEECYLKPTVYSTDENLIKQRDQSNVFLGVTVTFDFSDRQEAVNKDVIKNWLTTDENGDVVLDEEKAKEYVVEMAKKYDTFGYPRQFVTSTGETITVSGGDYGWLIARNDTTTKLVEAIKSGQSQTMEPEYTYRGYVRDTNDIGNTYVEISLQAQHMWFYKDGQLLVSTDVVTGNHNQGWDTHTGIYGIMYKERNATLVGENYSSPVQYWMPFYANTGIHDADWRESFGGSEYINNGSHGCVNTPPANAEKIYNNIEKGVPVVVY